The following are encoded together in the Pan troglodytes isolate AG18354 chromosome 6, NHGRI_mPanTro3-v2.0_pri, whole genome shotgun sequence genome:
- the LOC134810500 gene encoding LOW QUALITY PROTEIN: transcription factor NF-E4-like (The sequence of the model RefSeq protein was modified relative to this genomic sequence to represent the inferred CDS: deleted 1 base in 1 codon), translating into MGKKSNKYMGPVPRHKATCTSSVSQQDSRSRKRAGQKTPTLAGRHVPLKIEKQAIWALIKTAGCSTLPRVVCWHTLKSLNGYKNLSSGAETREGLRSSSPVDLPLRPRKQATAAGQRKLLSLQLLLCACTSVTDLTYWGPAGHGATAPHRSLLAIHLHLVPASSAAMKATGPHNAQTQVSPRGHAPSAEDPTGSWTVSGPCKDHPHPFLSQSNPPTQISSALPLKTDSALEQTPQQLPSLHLSQG; encoded by the exons ATGGGCAAAAAATCTAATAAGTATATGG gcccagtcccaaggcACAAGGCCACTTGTACCAGCAGCGTGAGTcagcaagatagcagaagcaggaagagagccgGCCAGAAGACACCTACCCTGGCCGGAAGACACGTACCCCTGAAGATCGAGAAACAGGCCATCTGG gcgCTCATTAAAACAGCAGGTTGCTCCACACTGCCTCGTGTTGTCTGTTGGCACACTCTCAAGAGTTTGAACGGATACAAGAATCTTTCATCTGGTGCCGAAACC CGGGAGGGGCTCCGGTCTTCGTCCCCCGTGGACCTACCCCTCCGCCCCAGAAAGCAGGCCACAGCAGCCGGACAAAGGAAGCTCCTCAGCCTCCAGTTGCTTCTCTGTGCATGCACATCAGTCACTGATCTCACCTACTG GGGCCCTGCAGGCCATGGGGCCACAGCTCCACACAGAAGCCTCCTAGCAATCCACCTCCACCTGGTGCCTGCTTCAAGTGCGGCAATGAAGGCCACTGGCCCACACAATGCCCAAACCCAGGTAAGCCCACGAGGCCATGCCCCCTCTGCGGAGGACCCCACTGGAAGTTGGACTGTGAGCGGCCCCTGCAAGGACCACCCCCATCCCTTCCTGAGCCAATCAAACCCTCCTACTCAGATCTCGTCAGCCTTGCCACTGAAGACTGATAGTGCCTTGGAACAGACACCCCAGCAACTACCATCGCTTCATCTGAGCCAAGGGTAA